From the Xyrauchen texanus isolate HMW12.3.18 chromosome 49, RBS_HiC_50CHRs, whole genome shotgun sequence genome, one window contains:
- the LOC127640210 gene encoding homeobox protein DBX2-like, with protein MNEAVPPSVGQKEPTLIRPPELDQSERSQRRPCGKSQRGVHLKRCFPNLVYGPLGLVPKGNRVSPNGAPENQFPQLRNRNVAAPQSVVMTAAPLMCHTGSQPVMSSTPLFTKGVSSTLWSPAMNSRSRPGILRRAVFSEEQRKELERTFRRQKYISKTDRNRLATELHLKETQVKIWFQNRRMKWRNCREKASTYTPPAIERLTVWSESEPVDAQKNSSTDDTHSPVHSRTRDTGPEQT; from the exons ATGAATGAAGCGGTCCCACCTTCTGTCGGACAGAAAGAGCCCACTCTTATCAGACCTCCAGAGCTCGACCAATCAGAGCGCAGCCAGAGACGGCCATGTGGAAAGAGCCAAAGAG GTGTCCATCTGAAGAGATGTTTTCCAAATCTGGTTTACGGACCTCTGGGTTTGGTGCCGAAAGGGAACCGTGTCTCTCCGAACGGGGCCCCGGAAAACCAGTTTCCTCAACTAAGGAACAGGAATGTCGCTGCACCTCAGTCAG TTGTTATGACTGCAGCTCCTCTCATGTGCCACACTGGATCTCAGCCTGTGATGTCATCTACCCCTCTGTTCACTA AGGGCGTCAGTTCTACACTGTGGAGTCCAGCGATGAACTCCAGATCCAGACCGGGAATTCTGCGGCGGGCCGTGTTCTCCGAGGAACAGAGGAAAGAACTGGAGAGAACCTTCCGCAGACAGAAATATATAAGCAAGACAGATCGCAACAGACTGGCGACAGAGCTCCATCTCAAAGAGACACAG GTGAAGATCTGGTTCCAGAACCGCCGAATGAAATGGAGGAACTGTAGAGAGAAGGCGAGCACGTATACGCCACCAGCGATTGAGCGACTGACGGTCTGGAGCGAATCAGAACCGGTGGACGCACAGAAGAACTCCAGCACAGATGACACACACTCACCTGTCCACAGCCGGACCAGAGACACCGGACCAGAGCAAACATAA
- the LOC127640145 gene encoding secreted frizzled-related protein 2-like, translated as MHLSCILILYSLVAHTAAFDLGQTTRCVPVPHQMSVCQDVSYSEMRLPNLLGHGSLEEAVPRSEEWRTLLHTGCHPQARSFVCSLIAPVCLDRFIQPCRSVCKAVRDSCAPVLACHGHAWPEALNCDRFPAQDDTCLTPLPKHISAFSKEFPQPVCQSCPPVEEMPSLKTVLDALCLGDFAVKAKISRRRLASSEPELMVEGQVEFIQRGPLLPYDTASLLQRWLLINLRCAHTLVRPGRAQLYLITGTMRPNGSIQLSNLFPWFKKDLHITTATRKWKHHKC; from the exons ATGCATCTGTCCTGCATCTTGATCCTCTACTCTCTCGTAGCCCACACCGCGGCCTTCGACCTGGGTCAGACGACACGCTGTGTACCCGTTCCTCATCAGATGAGCGTTTGCCAAGACGTGTCGTACTCTGAGATGAGGTTGCCCAATCTGTTGGGTCACGGGAGCCTGGAGGAAGCGGTTCCTCGCTCTGAAGAATGGAGAACTCTGCTTCATACCGGCTGCCATCCTCAGGCCCGGTCGTTCGTCTGCTCGCTCATCGCTCCTGTTTGTCTGGACAG GTTCATCCAGCCCTGTCGTAGCGTGTGCAAGGCCGTGCGGGACAGTTGTGCCCCCGTGTTGGCGTGTCACGGACACGCTTGGCCTGAAGCTCTGAATTGCGACCGTTTCCCGGCGCAGGACGACACGTGTCTAACACCTCTACCCAAACACATCAGCGCTTTCTCCAAAG AATTCCCTCAGCCTGTGTGCCAAAGCTGCCCACCTGTCGAGGAGATGCCCTCTTTGAAAACAGTGCTGGATGCCCTCTGCCTCGGTGACTTCG CTGTCAAAGCCAAGATCTCCCGGCGTCGACTGGCATCCTCAGAGCCGGAGTTGATGGTGGAGGGGCAGGTGGAGTTCATCCAGCGTGGTCCACTGCTCCCGTACGACACCGCCAGTCTCCTGCAGCGCTGGCTGCTCATCAACCTCAGATGCGCCCACACGTTGGTCCGACCCGGCCGCGCTCAGCTCTACCTCATCACCGGAACCATGCGTCCAAACGGATCCATCCAGCTGTCCAATCTCTTCCCATGGTTCAAAAAAGACCTCCACATCACCACGGCAACACGCAAATGGAAGCACCACAAGTGCTAA